From Thalassovita sp.:
TGCCTCTATTCGGCCAGATCACAAAAACTGCTCTACGGAATATATTCCACAAAGCGCGCGCGAGCCTCACAAATAGCATGCTTGCATATGGTGTGTGGCGAGAGGGGTGAAGTAACGTTTCAATAATATAGTAGTGTTATCAAAAGGATCTTAATGAAATGTGGTGCAGACTTATCAGAAATTGGGCCGCCGAAGCCGTCGTGGTTCTTCTTTCAACCGTGGCTCCACAGGAGGCGAAGGCCTATCAGGTCGACTGTGCCATTCTGCTGTGCCTGGCTGGTGGGTGGCCCGCGTCAGCTGAATGTGCTCATGCCCGTGCTGTTTTCATCCGTCGGATCACGCCTTGGCCGATTGAGCCGCCTTTACAAATCTGGCGTTGTCCTATGGGTGTTTCTGAGCATGTGCCTTTGCAAAGCACGGCCCCGAAGATCTGGGAGGCCAGCAACCACAATGGTCAGACACTCGCTCAAATTATTCAGGCTCAGGTGGCTGACGGCGGTGCCGATATCGACATCAGCGGTCAGGAATTCGACTTCGTGCGCTCTATCCGAGTCTGGGATGTTCGGCACTACAGCCATCGCGAACGTGGTCGCGACGATGATTGTTCTGAGAGCTACAACATGCGCCTCGGGACCTATGGCACGCAAGGCGAATTCGGTTGGCAGCGCACGACACCAGCTGCTGCCCCGCAATGGGTTCTGCCGTCACGGCGCTGTTCGTCGTCTAGCTGGCGTAGCGGGGTCGGTGTCGAATGGCAAGATCACGAAGGCAACCATGGATATGAGTGGGTGGGCTACTAAGGCTATTCGCCGATGTCCTTCATACGTTCCGCGATATCGCCCGCAATGCGCTCATACAGGGCGGCTTGTTTGTCCCTAGGTGTCCCAGGCTTCGGATTCCTCCGGCGGATGCGTTTCGCTAGCCAAAACAGAAGCCGCGCGGCGGGGTCGTCCAGTTTTTCCGGCACTGGGGCCGGATATTTTTCTTCGAGTAGGGCAACGACCTCAGCATTCATACTGCGGTGGTTGGCCTCGGCTGCGAGGCGAATACGATCGCGCAGGCCGTCTGGCAGCCGCACGATGAATTTATCCTGATTTTGAGAGCTTTGTTCTGGCATGGTGGCACTGTGCCATAAACAGCAATTGACGCAATAGTGGCTAAATGCCATTATACGGTTGTGATTTCAACCTGGGGGCGTTTCATGAACAGTCGTAAACCAATGCAGCTTCGGCTTCCGCAAGAGCTCAAGGAGTGGATCAAAACGGAGTCCGATCGCAATGGAAACTCCCAAAATTCAGAAGTGATCCGCGCCATTCGCGCGGCGAAAGACAGACGTTCTACGTGCGGAGCAAATGGAAATATCAATATGGATCAAGGTGATAGTGCGCGTTGTTAACGAGGTGAGAGAGGTGTCGATAAGATGACCAAAGCTAGTGTGCAGGCAAAGGCGAAACAGGCAGCCTCGGCTTTTATCCGCGAGGCGCGGGAGGCAGGTTGGCAACGCGCGAAGTTCGAGATCAAGCCAGATGGCAGTGTCATCGTCGATGCCAATATGGTCGCGCTAGAGGCAGCCGACGATTTCCTGAACAGTGACTTGAGAATGGGCGAATGACCCGCAAGAGCCTGCCAAAATACGTCTATAATGACAGGGGGTATCTCCGGTTCATCCGGCGTTCACGCGGTATCTCGGTCATGATGCACGAGGAAGCGGGAACGCCGGAATTTTGGGATCATTACAATCGTCTGCTGAAGGGAAAACCAGCGCCAGCGCCAGTGAAGCGCAATTTTGAGGCGTTGATTCTCAGCTACTACGAGAGCGACGCCTACAAGAAGCTGAAGCCTCGGACGCGATCCGACTATCGGCGGTATATCAGCCACATTCGTGAGATCTGGGCCGACAAAGACCCGGCGAGGATCGAAACCCATCACATCTACGAATTGCACCGCGCTAATGCGGATCACTGGCGGCAAGCCAACTATCTTGTCCAGGTCATGGTCGTCTTGATGAACCACGCTCGGTTGATCGGTTTCATCAAGAAGGAGCACGGCAATCCGGCGAAGGGCATTCCGCTCTTCAAGCAGCAGAGCGATGGCTGGGAGCCTTGGCCAGATGATGTTCGTGAAGAGTTCGAAGCGCTGGCTTCAAAGCGGGCGCGACTGGTCTATGAGCTTTGCATTGGTACAGGCCAGCGCATTGGCGATGTTGTGAAGATGAAGTGGGAACACTTTTCCGATGAAGGTTTCGATTTCACGCAGGGCAAAACCGACAAGCCGCTGTGGATCCCGCTCACCGACCGCCTGAAAACCCATCTGGAAGGTATCGCGCGAACAGACGGCACTGTTGTGATCGACGCAAAGGGTAGATCTGTTAGCTACCGTATCGTTGCCGAGGAAATGCGTGCCATCAAAAAGAAGATGAAGCACGAGAAGGCGAGCTACTACAAAACCCACGGGCTCAGGAAAAACGCGACGATCGAGCTGTATCTGGCTGGATGTGATGACGAGATGGTCAAAGCCGTCACCGGCCATTCAGGCGTCGAGATGCTGAAAAAGTACGGTGGGCCGATCCGGCAAAGAGAGCTCGCCAAGCGCGCGCAAGAGGCAAGAAATCAAATGGAACGAAGCAAGACCGAAACGTGAAAGTTTCAATGGTTGTTTCAAAAATGGCAGTGAAGGAGAGGAAGGGTGACGCAAGTCATTGATTTTATTGGAGGCGAGTACCGGAATCGAACCGGTGTACACGGATTTGCAATCCGCTGCGTCACCACTCCGCCAACTCGCCTCATGTGGTGTGTCACCCAAGTGCGGGCTGTACCGCGACTTGTTGGGGTGATTTAGAGGTTTCCAAAAGGAGTGTCCAGAGGGTTTTCGATATTCTTCTCGCCTCTCGGTTCAGTTCAGGGTCACGGCGGGCGGGGCGGGGCGGGCGCGGGTGGTGGGTCGGTGGGGATCTCTTTGGGCAGATCATTCAGGCGCGACTGGATGGTGTTCAGCACAACAGGTAGGCGGCGGCCGCTGGCGTGGCGCGACGGGTAGACGGCAAAAATCTCTTTCGGGGCAGGGGGGTAGTCCGGCAGGATCACCTCCAGCGCGCCGCTTTGCAGCGCATCCGCGATCAGGATTTTTGGCACCCGGGTGTAGCCCGATCCGTTGAGCACCGCGCGCAGGATCAGGTCAGGATCATCCGCGGTGAAGCCGACCCGGATCGGCGCCTGATGCTCCGCGCCATTGCGAAACAGCGCCATATAGGGTGCCTCATGTTCCTCGTTGCGCAGGATCAGTTTCAGCCGATGCATATCTGCCGGTTTCTTGGGTCTGCCGACCTGATCCAGATAGTCTGGTGTGGCGACCAGAACCGCCTCCAGCTCAGCGATCTTGCGGGCGTAGCCGTCGGTGTCACCCAGGCGGCCGCTGCGGATCGCCAGATCATAGTTTTCCCGGATCACGTCAACAAAACGGTCCTCAGTCCGCATCACAAAGGTCAGGTCAGGGTGGGCCTGGTCCAGATCCAGCAGCGCGGGGCCCACCACCATGCGCCCCAGAAAGGTGCTGACGCTGATGCGAAACGTGCCGCTTAGGGATTGATCCAACCCGGCCAGATCGGCGCGCAGGTGGTCATAGCCTGACAGCAGGCGCCGAGCGTGGCTGGCAACCAGATCCCCGGCGCGGGTGGCCTTGACCCCACGGGGTGTGCGCAGCAGCAATTGCTGGCCCAACAGTGCCTCAAGCTGGGCGATCTGCTGGCTGACGGCGGATTGTGTCATTTCACGCCGTTTGGCAGCGCGGTTGAGGCTGCCCTCATCCAGGGCGGTCACAAGGGTGTCAAGCAGGCTGAGGCGGTCCAAGGTATCGTGATCTCTTATATGTGCTATCGTATCTCAGCGGCTTATCTGCCGCGTTTCATTGAAATACGTTCATTTGGCACAGGAAATCCAGAGAGATATTGCAGGAGTTGCTTATGACTTTTTCACGCAGAACAGTGATGCAGATGTTGGTGGGGGCGACGGCTGGGGTCGCGTCCCTTGGCATGCCGCGGGCGGCTTTGGCCACCTCAGGGGCTGCGGGGCAGCCAGCGGGGATCTACCGGTTTCGGCTGGGGGAGGCCAAGGTGACGGCGCTGCTGGATGGCCATATCGCGATTGCCCCCGAGTTGGTGGTTGGCATGGATCCAGCGCGGGCTGATCAAACGCTGATGGCGGCGGGCTATCCCAAAGGGTTCCAGGGGCTGCAGATCCCGGTCAACGGCTATCTGGTTGAGATGAACGGGCGCAAAACCCTGATAGATGCCGGTGCGGCGGCGACGATGGGCCCGGGCGGCGGCGGGCTGCTGCCGGCACTGGCCGCGCTGGGCGTGACGCCGGCTGAGATTGATGAGGTGCTGCTGACCCACCTGCATTTGGATCATGTGGCAGGCGTTGTGGATGGCAGTGGTGCGGCCATGTTCCCCAATGCGGAACTGGTTGTGGCGCAGTCCGAATGGGATTTCTGGCATGATGAGGCTGTTTTTGCCTCGGTGCCTGAGGAAAATCGCGGTTTCTTCCATATCGCGCGGAACTCAGTTGCGCCTTACGCGGATCGCATGCGGTTCTTCACCGGGGAAGAAGAGGTTTCAAACGGGATCCTATCGGTGCCGATGCCGGGCCACACGCCGGGCCATGCCGGGTTCCAGCTGAACTCAGGCGATGACAGCCTGTTGATCTGGGGCGATCTGATCCACATGACCACGCTGCAGATGGCCCATCCTGAATGGACGGTGGTGTTTGACGGTGATCCGGCGCTGACGGTTGAGAGCCGCAAGCGGTTTCTGGACCGGGCTGCAGCGGACAATCTGCTGGTGGCGGGCATGCATCTGGACTTCCCCGGATTGGGCCGGGTGCAGCGCGCGGGTGAGGCCTATCATTTCCAGCAGGCCCCTTGGCAGGCCCTGTTGTGATGTCACCCCAAGGCAACACCTGAAAAATAAGGGGCGGCCCATGCGGGTCGCCCTTCTTCTTCAAGGGCTTCATTTTTAAGTGTCTAGCTGGTTTTCGCCGATTGTTATGCGTTGCCGCTTGAATGGTGATGTGACACACTATAGATCACCAATCTGAACGAAAGAGTTTAGTAAATGACAGACTTTACCGCGCGCCGCACCATGATGGTGGACACACAGATCCGCCCGTCAGATGTGACCAAATTCCCGATCATCCAAGCGATGCTTTCTGTGCCGCGTGAAGATTTTGTTCCTGCCGACAAGATTGAGTCCGCCTATGTTGAGGAAAACGTCGATCTGGGCGGCTCTCGGGTGGTGCTGGAACCGCGCACCCTGGCCAAGATGCTGGACGCGCTGGACATTCAGGCGGATGAGCTGGTGCTCGATCTGGGCTGTGGGCTGGGCTATTCCTCGGCTGTGATGGCCCGTATGGCCGAAGCTGTCGTCGCCGTCGAAGATGACGAAGCCCGCGCTGATGAGGCGCAGGCTGCCCTGTCACGTGCAGGTGCTGACAATGTTGCGGTGCATGTTGGTGCGCTGGCAGAAGGGGCGGCAAAACACGGGCCCTATGATGTGGTTGTGCTGCAGGGTGCTGCCGAACATCTGCCCGAGGCGATCATCGATCAGGTAAAAGAGGGTGGCCGGATTGCCGCGCTGCTGGTCGAAGGTGCGCTGGGCACAGTTAAAATCGGATATAAGATTGACGGTGTGATGTCGTGGCGGTTTGCTTTCAATGCAGGGGCGCCCGTGCTGCCCGGCTTTGAACGCCACCAGGCCTTCACATTGTGAGGACATAAGGCAAACGTCCCGACGGAGTACACATCGGCGGGCGTATCATAATTTCAGGCCGGACGGGGCCTTGGAGGGAGCAGGACATGAAACGCGCGTGGATCAAATCCAAACAGGCGGCCCAGGTCGCGGTATTGACGGTGACAACGGCCCTTGGTGGAACGGTGGCCGGGGTGGCTACGGCGGATACATTGGCCGGTGCCCTGTCGGATGCCTATAAGAATTCAGGCCTTTTGGAACAGAACCGCGCCGTGCTGCGCGCGGCTGATGAAGATGTGGCACAGGCCGTCGCCGCCTTGCGCCCGGTGCTCAGCTGGGCGTGGGATGTGACCCGCCAGTTCGGCACGCAGCAATCTGCACAGACCGGCAATGTGGCGGCGGGTTTCAATAACTCTGCGACGACATTGAGGCTGTCTGCGTCGCTGATGCTTTATGATTTCGGGTCCAGCAAAGGGCAGATCGATATTGCAAAGGAATCGGTGCTGGCAACCCGTCAGGCGTTGGTGTCGGTCGAACAGAACGTGCTGCTGCAGGCGGTGGATGCCTACACCCGTGTGCGCACCGGGGCGGAAACGCTGGCGCTGCGTCAAAACAACGTGCGTGTGATCACCGAAGAACTGCGCGCGGCCAAGGACCGGTTTGATGTGGGTGAAGTGACTCGCACCGACGTCGCCCAGGCTGAGGCCCGCTTGGCACAGGCCCGTGCGTCGCTGGCGCAGGCACAGGGCGATCTGGTTGCCGCGCAGGAGTATTTCCTGGCAGCCGTAGGCCGCAAAGCCGGCAACCTGGCCAGCCCGACCCGCGCCCCGATTTCAGCCAAGAACGCCGGTGAAGCCAAAGCGATTGCGCAGCGCAATCACCCTGATGTTCTGCGCGCCAAACATGAGGTGGCCGCCGCAGATCTGGGCGTTGCGGTTGCTGAGGCTTCGTTGAAGCCCACCGTGAACCTCACCGGTAGCTACGGTCTGACCGAAAACTTCGATTCCAGCGACTACAGCCGCGCAGGCTCCATCGGTGTTCAGGCCTCCGGCCCGATCTACGCGGGTGGCCGTCTGGCCTCGGTCGTGCGTCAGGCCATTCAGCGCCGGGATGCGGCCCGCTCGGCATTGCACCTGACGACCATTTCGGTGGCGCAGGATGCTGGCACCGCCTTTGCCAACCTGCAGGTGGCCCGCGCCGCACGTGAGGCGGGCGATCGTCAGGTGCGTTTCGCGCAGGTCGCCTTTGACGGTGTCCGTGAAGAGGCCTCTCTGGGCGCGCGCACCACGCTGGACGTGCTGAACGCGGAACAGGAACTCTTGAACGCCAAGGCCAACCTGATCACTTCGGTGGCAAATGAATACCTGGCCTCCTATTCGTTGCTGGCGAACATGGGGCTGCTTACCGCTGACAATCTGCGCCTGAACGTGCCGCGTTATGATCCGGCTGAGTACTACAAGCAGGTGAACAAAGCCCCCGCCGCGGTCAGCGCTCAGGGGCGTCAGCTGGACAAAATGCTGCGCCGGATCGGAAAAGAGTAAAAATTGACCGGTCGGTTGTGAGAATCTCTGCCTTTGGCTACACTTAGCCAGAGGCAAGAGTGGAAGTGTAAATGTCAGATCCCGTAACCAATGTTGAAATTGAGGACGTTTTGGCCTCAATCCGCCGCCTTGTGTCCGATGAACATGGCGACGAATCGCGCCGTGATGCAGCGGTCGAGGCTAAGGCGGACAAACTGGTTCTGACCCCGGCGTTGCGTGTCGCAACGACGGAAGACGCCCCACAGCGTTTCCCCGAAGAAGAGCCCGCGCGCACCAGTTTCGGCCGCAAACAGCCCGGTGAAGCCAAGCCCGTTGAACCCGTTACGGATGACGCGCCAGAGCAGGTGGTTGAAGCAGAGCCAACGCCGCTGCCGACCATGCAGCTGGGGGCGGAATATGCGGTGTCGGATCCCGACGAGCCGCAGAAAGATCTGGCCGAGGTTGCTGAGGTGGATGAGCCTGCCGCACCGGAAGTGCGCCTTGAGGATCGTTTTGCCGATCTGGAAGCCGCGGTTTCTGTTTCCGACGATCAGTGGGAACCGGACGGCAATGATGAGGATGCCTTTGGCGCCGCCCCGATGAGCATGGAGTGGCTGGATCACACGCCGCAGGAATCTGTTGGGGGCGCCGAAGCCGAAGAAGCCCCGTTCTGGGAAGGTGTGGAGCCGCTGGAAACTTCTGCAGAAATCACCGCCCTGCACCATGATGTGGTCGAAGCGGATGAAGTCGAAGAGGTGGTCGACGAGGCCGAAGAAGAACTCGACGCTGCTGATGATGTCGCCGATGAGGGCTTTGAGGCGGCTGAACATCTGGACGAGGCCGCTGCACTTGATGAGCCTGCAGTGGCCGTCGAAACCCCGGTGGAAGAGAGCTACGACGCAGTCGACCCTTACACCACGCAGGCCTACGACAATGTAGAAGAGGATGCCTCCGCCGCGCTTGAGGATCTGGCTGGCCTCGGCCTGCAGGATGGCATTCTGGATGAGGAAATGCTGCGCGAACTGGTGGCTGATATCGTCCGTCAGGAATTGCAGGGCTCGCTTGGGGAACGGATCACCCGCAACGTGCGCAAACTGGTGCGCCGGGAAATCCAGCGCGCGCTCACCGCGCGGGATCTCAGCTGACCCTAGCCTGCGCTTTCGGCTCTGCCGCAATCTCCAACAGGGTTTTGAGGTCCATATGGGCCTCAATATGATCGGCCAGTTGATCCAGCACTTGTTCCAGCCCTTCATCATAGGCGATCTGGGCCGTGGCGCCCAATTCTCCCAGGTACTGCGCGCGGAAGGCATCCGCGCTGAACAGCCCGTGCAGGTAACAGCCGCGGACCTTGCCATCGGCTGAGGCAGCCCCTTCGGGCCGACCATCCAGATCCAGCCAGGCCCTTTCGCAATCCGGTCCATCTGTGACGCCAAGGTGGATTTCATAGCCCGACACAGCATCGCCCGTCGCACGGTAGCTGGCATGGCTCAGTGCGACGCGTTTTTGCGGTTTCATAACTGTGGTCACATCCAGTAGCCCCAGCCCGGGAGCCGTGCTCGGCGCGCCTTCGATGCCATCGGGGTCCGAGATTTCGCGGCCCAGCATCTGATAGCCACCGCAGATCCCCAACACGTGACCACCGCGGCGCACATGGGCCTGCAGATCAATGTCCCAGCCCTGGGCGCGGAAATGGGCCAGATCGGCGATGGTGGATTTTGATCCCGGGATCAGCACCAGATCCGCATCGCCGGGCAGCGGGCGACCGGCCTCGATAATCTCAACGCTGACATCAGGTTCCGCCGACAGTGGGTCCAGATCATCAAAGTTGGCAATCCGCCCCAGACGCGGCACCGCAATCTTCAAGCTGCCGCCGGATTTGGAGGAGATGTCCATCACATCCTCAGCTGGCAGGCGCCAGGCATCGGCAAACCAGGGCAGGGTGCCCAGATCGGTCCAACCGGTCTGATCCACAATCGCCTGCGCCCCGTCGGCAAACAGGCTGACGTCACCGCGAAATTTGTTCACGGCAAAGGCTTTGATCCGTTCGGCATCTTCTTTGGGCAGGATCACCTGCGTGCCGACCAGCTGGGCGATGACGCCGCCCCGGTCGATATCGCCCAGCAGAACCACCGGAACGCCCGCAGCCTCGGCAAAGCCCATATTGGCGATGTCCCCTTTGCGCAGGTTCACCTCGGCAGGGCTGCCGGCGCCTTCGATCACGACGATATCGGCCTCAGCACACAACCGGTGGAAGCTTTCAAGGGCAGGGCCCAATAGCTCGGGCTTGGCTTTGGCGTAGTCCCGCGCCCGCAGGGTGGCAAAACGTTTGCCCTGCACAATAACCTGTGCGCCGGTATCGGTTTCCGGCTTCAGCAGGATCGGGTTCATGTCGGTATGGGCCGGAACCTTGGCG
This genomic window contains:
- a CDS encoding Arc family DNA-binding protein, coding for MPEQSSQNQDKFIVRLPDGLRDRIRLAAEANHRSMNAEVVALLEEKYPAPVPEKLDDPAARLLFWLAKRIRRRNPKPGTPRDKQAALYERIAGDIAERMKDIGE
- a CDS encoding Arc family DNA-binding protein, encoding MQLRLPQELKEWIKTESDRNGNSQNSEVIRAIRAAKDRRSTCGANGNINMDQGDSARC
- a CDS encoding site-specific integrase, translated to MTRKSLPKYVYNDRGYLRFIRRSRGISVMMHEEAGTPEFWDHYNRLLKGKPAPAPVKRNFEALILSYYESDAYKKLKPRTRSDYRRYISHIREIWADKDPARIETHHIYELHRANADHWRQANYLVQVMVVLMNHARLIGFIKKEHGNPAKGIPLFKQQSDGWEPWPDDVREEFEALASKRARLVYELCIGTGQRIGDVVKMKWEHFSDEGFDFTQGKTDKPLWIPLTDRLKTHLEGIARTDGTVVIDAKGRSVSYRIVAEEMRAIKKKMKHEKASYYKTHGLRKNATIELYLAGCDDEMVKAVTGHSGVEMLKKYGGPIRQRELAKRAQEARNQMERSKTET
- a CDS encoding LysR family transcriptional regulator, whose amino-acid sequence is MDRLSLLDTLVTALDEGSLNRAAKRREMTQSAVSQQIAQLEALLGQQLLLRTPRGVKATRAGDLVASHARRLLSGYDHLRADLAGLDQSLSGTFRISVSTFLGRMVVGPALLDLDQAHPDLTFVMRTEDRFVDVIRENYDLAIRSGRLGDTDGYARKIAELEAVLVATPDYLDQVGRPKKPADMHRLKLILRNEEHEAPYMALFRNGAEHQAPIRVGFTADDPDLILRAVLNGSGYTRVPKILIADALQSGALEVILPDYPPAPKEIFAVYPSRHASGRRLPVVLNTIQSRLNDLPKEIPTDPPPAPAPPRPP
- a CDS encoding MBL fold metallo-hydrolase, producing MTFSRRTVMQMLVGATAGVASLGMPRAALATSGAAGQPAGIYRFRLGEAKVTALLDGHIAIAPELVVGMDPARADQTLMAAGYPKGFQGLQIPVNGYLVEMNGRKTLIDAGAAATMGPGGGGLLPALAALGVTPAEIDEVLLTHLHLDHVAGVVDGSGAAMFPNAELVVAQSEWDFWHDEAVFASVPEENRGFFHIARNSVAPYADRMRFFTGEEEVSNGILSVPMPGHTPGHAGFQLNSGDDSLLIWGDLIHMTTLQMAHPEWTVVFDGDPALTVESRKRFLDRAAADNLLVAGMHLDFPGLGRVQRAGEAYHFQQAPWQALL
- a CDS encoding protein-L-isoaspartate O-methyltransferase — its product is MTDFTARRTMMVDTQIRPSDVTKFPIIQAMLSVPREDFVPADKIESAYVEENVDLGGSRVVLEPRTLAKMLDALDIQADELVLDLGCGLGYSSAVMARMAEAVVAVEDDEARADEAQAALSRAGADNVAVHVGALAEGAAKHGPYDVVVLQGAAEHLPEAIIDQVKEGGRIAALLVEGALGTVKIGYKIDGVMSWRFAFNAGAPVLPGFERHQAFTL
- a CDS encoding TolC family outer membrane protein, with the protein product MKRAWIKSKQAAQVAVLTVTTALGGTVAGVATADTLAGALSDAYKNSGLLEQNRAVLRAADEDVAQAVAALRPVLSWAWDVTRQFGTQQSAQTGNVAAGFNNSATTLRLSASLMLYDFGSSKGQIDIAKESVLATRQALVSVEQNVLLQAVDAYTRVRTGAETLALRQNNVRVITEELRAAKDRFDVGEVTRTDVAQAEARLAQARASLAQAQGDLVAAQEYFLAAVGRKAGNLASPTRAPISAKNAGEAKAIAQRNHPDVLRAKHEVAAADLGVAVAEASLKPTVNLTGSYGLTENFDSSDYSRAGSIGVQASGPIYAGGRLASVVRQAIQRRDAARSALHLTTISVAQDAGTAFANLQVARAAREAGDRQVRFAQVAFDGVREEASLGARTTLDVLNAEQELLNAKANLITSVANEYLASYSLLANMGLLTADNLRLNVPRYDPAEYYKQVNKAPAAVSAQGRQLDKMLRRIGKE
- a CDS encoding cobyric acid synthase — its product is MARAIMIQGAGSNVGKSMVVAGITRALVNRGLTVRPFKPQNMSNNAAVTEDGGEIGRAQALQALAAKVPAHTDMNPILLKPETDTGAQVIVQGKRFATLRARDYAKAKPELLGPALESFHRLCAEADIVVIEGAGSPAEVNLRKGDIANMGFAEAAGVPVVLLGDIDRGGVIAQLVGTQVILPKEDAERIKAFAVNKFRGDVSLFADGAQAIVDQTGWTDLGTLPWFADAWRLPAEDVMDISSKSGGSLKIAVPRLGRIANFDDLDPLSAEPDVSVEIIEAGRPLPGDADLVLIPGSKSTIADLAHFRAQGWDIDLQAHVRRGGHVLGICGGYQMLGREISDPDGIEGAPSTAPGLGLLDVTTVMKPQKRVALSHASYRATGDAVSGYEIHLGVTDGPDCERAWLDLDGRPEGAASADGKVRGCYLHGLFSADAFRAQYLGELGATAQIAYDEGLEQVLDQLADHIEAHMDLKTLLEIAAEPKAQARVS